From the Sphingobacteriales bacterium genome, the window AATGGTTGGAGATATGGATAGAGTAATCAATTCCAATTCCAATACAAATACTGCCCACCAAAACGGTTGCAAAATCAAGCGGAATTTTCAGCCAGCCCATGATGCCGAAAAGAATCATCAAAGTCAGGATAATGGGAGTGATGGCATAAAAGCCTCTTTTTACAGAACCGCTTAATAATGATATACTTATAAAAATCAGGCTGAAAGCCAGCAGCAAGCTGCTCATCTGACTTTTAACAATATTTTCATCCAGTCGGAGCATCAAAGGTGGCCATCCGGTCATTTCCACTTCTGTATTTTTCTTCCTGAAGCCGTCAAAAAATCTTTCCATTTCATTTGTAAATGCAGCCATTTTCTTCATTTCATTGGAACCATAGGTCGCATGAATCAGCATCTCTGTATGGTCAAAATTGATATAGTTTTCCAGAATATCCTGTCCTTCAATCATAAACCAGAGATTGTCTGTTTTTGCCTGATTTTCAGGTATTTTATATCCATCACCCATGACTTCATTCATCTGTTTGAATAATCCTGTAAGTGACTGAGTATGAACAACTTCTTTGTATGAAAGCATTTTGCTCTC encodes:
- a CDS encoding MMPL family transporter, which gives rise to MVIITWLVFAVVSLTGVFSIERNVDLLSFLSKKNQNRKTEQILQEKMGGTSPVYVLIKSRNVLSPEILRIADSIESKMLSYKEVVHTQSLTGLFKQMNEVMGDGYKIPENQAKTDNLWFMIEGQDILENYINFDHTEMLIHATYGSNEMKKMAAFTNEMERFFDGFRKKNTEVEMTGWPPLMLRLDENIVKSQMSSLLLAFSLIFISISLLSGSVKRGFYAITPIILTLMILFGIMGWLKIPLDFATVLVGSICIGIGIDYSIHISNHFKICKLEGKSAEESIEEVISTSGKAILINILSITSGFLILIFSSLVPLQRFGILLSVTMICSGLAAITFLPALLLLRDFRVNNHFKNKAKNSY